CGACGAGGCGGTGCAGATGGGCCTGATGCGGCGCGACGGCATGGAGCTGACGTTCACCCACCAGGTCGTCGGTGAGGCGCTGGCGCACAACGGGTTCCGCGCGTGGGAGCCCGCCGTGACCGCTCCCCCACCGGTGGCCGTGGCCGGGCCGGCGGCCGCCCGAGGTGTGCCGGCCGCCCCGGTCGTGACCTCCCCCGCCGCGCCGGCGCGAGCGTCCGTATGCGGGTGTGAGGAGACGGCGGCCCGGGCGATCGCGAGCCTGGAGCGCGGCTTCGACGAGGCGTCCCGCACGCTGGCCCGCGCGCTGCGGCTGCTCGCCGGGGCCGGTCGGGGCGCCGAGGCCTGCCGGCTCGCGGACGTGGCCCTGCGCCGCGGCATCGAGGCGACCGCCGAGGCGCAGCTGGTGCACGAGCTCGGGCAGGGGCTGCGGGACACCGACAGCCACGGCATGGCCGCCGAGCTGCTCGCGCGCACGCTCGCCCGGCAGGACGTCTGCGAGCTTGACCGCGCCAAGCTGAACCGGGTGCTCGCGGACACCGCGAAGCGCGTGGCCGAGGTGCCGGTCCAGGGGCTGGCGGGATCCGGTCCGAGGATCGCGGCGGGCGCGACCACTACCGCCACGGCGCCGTGGCGCGGGGAGCCGGCCAGCCGGCGGCATTGCGACACCTGCGAACGGCCACTGTGGACCTGGCTGGTCCGGGCCCTTGTCGCGGCCGACCACGGCGAGGAGGCGGCCGCGGTCCTCGCCGCCGTCAAGGATGTCTCGCCCGCGTCGCTGTGGTACGGCCACCGCGCCGAGCTGCTGGTCGCGGCGGGCCGGCTGGATGAGGCGCGCGCCGAGGCCGAGACGGCGCTGCGGCTGGCGGACCGGTCGGCGCCCGAGGACTCCGTACCCGCTCGGCTGGTCCTGGCCCGCGTCAGCATGCACGACGGCGACCTCGCCACCGCCAGCGACCAGCTGCGCATGACCGAGCGGCTGATGAGCGACGACGCGACGGCCGACAAGGCCCGCCTGGACTGGGCCCTCGCCCGCTTCCACGCGGCGAGCGACCGCCCGGCGATGATGGTGCAGACACTGATCAACATCGACGGCCAGGTGGTACCCGACCAGCTGCTGTTCACCGAGACCCCGGCGGCGGCCGCGTCGCTCATCCGCCAGGCCCGGCAGGTGGGGCTCGGCGCGGAGGCCGAGCTGGCGGCGGAGTTCGCCCGGCGGATCGCCCGGCGCAACCCCACCGTGCAGGCGCTGGCCGCCGCGGCCGAACACGCCGAGGGCGTCCTGCGCAACGACGCGGCCGCCCTGCACCGCGCCGCGGAGCTCTACCGCCTCGCCGGGCGCCCGCTGGCCGCCGGGAGCGCGCTGGAGGACGCGGCGCGGGTGGAGCAGAGCACGCGGGACAAGGTCCGGGCCGTCCGGCTTCTGGAGTCCGCGATGGCCGTGTACGCCGGGTGCGGCGCGCGGCGCGACGTGGACCGGGTACGGCAGAAGCTGCCCGGCCTGGACGCGCACAACGTCCGGCGGCTGGCCGTGGAGCGGCCCAAGTCCGGCTGGGAGAGCCTCACGACCGCGGAGCTGCGGGTGGTCCGGGCGATCGTCGACGGCCGTACCAACCGGGAGGCGGCCAGCGTGCTGTTCCTGTCGCCGCACACGGTGGACACCCACCTGCGGCGGGTGTTTTCCAAGCTCGCCATCAACAGCAGGGTGGAGCTGACCAAGCGGTTCATCGCGCACGAGGCGTTTCCACCGCTGATGGTCGCCGCACACCAACCGGGCTCGGCCGGCTGACCTGATCGGTCAGCTGGCCGCACCCTCGATGTAACCGGAGCCGTACCGGTTGTCGTCCCCCATGGAGTAGACAGCGGCCGTGCTCGTGTACGTCGCGGCACCGCGCACGAGTTCGACCCGCGTGCTGATGCCGAGCTTCTTGTAGACCTTTCTGAGGTGGTAGTTCACCGTGTGCTGCGACAGGTGTACCTGCTTGGCTATCTGCCTGTTGGTCAGGCCGACGCTCACCAGGTAGGCGATGCGCCGCTCCATGTCGGAGAGAGTGGACCAGCAGGCGGCCAGCGGCGAACCGACCTCCTCCGAGTAGGGGGTGGCGTTCTGCCGTCCCTCCACGGAGTCCCTCGCCGCGTAGAGCTTGGCGAGCTCCTCGGTCGCGAGTGCCACCGAGATGGGATCCGGCGACTGCACGATGATGAGCGCGAGTGCGGCCGGTGCCCGGTTGGCCAAGGCGTGCGCGTGCATGGCGGTGAGGCCGATCACCGAGACGCCGGGGTTGTCGCTGGCGAGCTGGTCCACCGTCGCCAGGACGGTGCGCTCCAGGTGGCTGTCGCCGAGGTCTCGGGCGAGCACGACGAGGAACGCGGCGGCACTGGGCACCTCGATGTACAGGCTCCGCTGGGCGGGCAGCCGCCGGTGCTTGCCGGACAGCAGCTCGGCCGCCGCCGGCAGCCCGTCGCGCTTGACCGCGATGAGCAGCTCGGTCCAGGCGTACTGCACGGAGTCGAGCACCACCTGGCTCGCCACGTCGCCCTGGGCCCGCCTGAGGTACTCGACCGCCGCGGGCAGGTCTCCCATGTAGAAGGAGGCGTTGCTGAGCACCGAGTACGCCAGCGGCCGCAGCATCGGAACCGCATCCGGATCGACCGCGGTGGTCGCCAGCATCGCCTCCCGGCGGGCATCCCCTATCCGTCCGGACTGGAGGTAAACCCGGGAACGCATTGCCGCTGCCGCCGCCGTCCAGACCGGCATCGACAACACTTGCAGTGCACCTTCCGCGTCGTTTATCAAAGATTCTGCACGGTCGAACTCGCGCAGGTTGGCGAGCTTGCCGGCAAGAGCGAGCTGGAAATGGAGCCGCCATACCGGGTCGACGCTTTCGCTGTAATGCACGGCTGCTTCGCCGAGCCGAAGACCCTCCGCCAACTCCCCCGCCCGCCAAAGCAAATTGGACCGCGTGGTCAGCGCCATTAGAGCGGCGATGTCACCGGATCCGGTCCCGCGCTCCCGCAGGATCTTGTCGGCGAGCTTGTCGGCGTCGTCCCGGCCGAGAAGGAAGTAGCCGAGAATCAGTGACGCCTCCGCGTCGAGGCGTGCCGAAATCGACGCTTCCGAGCTGGCGAGAACACGCTCGGCAACCCGGACGCCGGCCGCCGCATTCCCATTCATTATCAGGCGGTGCGCCCGTGAACACATTCCGCCGGCCTCATTCTGGACCACACTTTCGTGTTCCGCCGAGCGCTCGGTCACCCACGGTTTCTGGTCGTACGCCCGGGCCCGCCGGCCGGACAGGCCCAACGCCTCGCGGCGCAGGGCGTCACGCACCGGGAGCGGGATCGACTCGTTGATGCCCTGCAGGTGGAACTCGCTGCGGAACGCCAGGCGGTGCGCGGCGGCGACGATGAACCCGGCGGCCATCGCCTCGTCCAGCGGCGTGAGCAGGGTGGCCGAGGAGCGGTCCAGCATCCTGGACACGTCCTCCAGCATGAAAGACTTACCCAGCGCCGCCGCCACCTTCAGAAACTGCTGGCAACTCGTGCTCAGGTCGCTCAGCTGGCGCATGACGAACTCCACGATTCTTCGGGGAATTCGCCTTTCGATCAGCTGAATTCTGCCACTGTCCTCCTTAACCAATCCCTCTTCCGCGAGCCCGAGAGCGAACTCGGCCAGCAAATGCCGATTTCCCCCGGCACCCGCAGCGAATTCGACTAGCTCGCGATCGACGTCAGCCCCGAGGATGTCGCGCAATACCTGCCCGTTTTCATCCTCATCCAGCCGCCCAGAAGTCGATCCATTGGCGACAGAAACATTGGCCGGTATCGCTTCTAGATCCTGGCCATCTTGCGTTGGTCCCGTAGTCATAATCCCCCGAGATTATGCGGACACACCTGAAACACAGAGCTTCAAGCTTGATCACCCTAGCACACGGCGTTGTCGCTCATCTATCTAAAACCTGCTCACACCCCTGCCGTCAACTGGGCAGGTTCAAGGGGCGAAGTCGTAGGATGTCGGGCGGCGTCGACTGATATCGGACCAATCTGAGCATTGACATCATCGACCCATGAGTTGCCAGCCTGGCGCCATGAGGCACCCCTATAAAACCCCTATGTCGCCGACAGCTACTGCGCCTGCAGTACCGCACACGCAGTAGCAGGTTCGGGAAAGTGTCTTCATCTGTACGTCGACGTATCAGGCGCCCGTCACGAACATTGACTCGCAGGCTCATGACTCTTGAGGAGAAGACGATGCCCACCGAGACTCCCCGTGCGGATGGAGCTCTGGCAGGACTGGCCCGGTTCTGTTACCGGCGCCGTCGACTGGTCCTCTTCGCCTGGATCATCGGCGTCCTCGCGCTGGCGTTCCTCGGCTTCCGCTTCGGTGCCGAGCCCGACAACCAGTACTCGGGTGGGGACTCCCACTCGGCCAAGGCGCAGGCCCTGCTCGCGCAGCACTTCCCGCAGCAGCGGGGCGACACGCTGACCCTTGCGATCAAGGCGGACCAGGGCATCGACGACCCGGCCACCCGGCAGAAGATCGAAAAGGTCATCGCCGAGCTGGACGCCTCGCCGGTCACCGGCCCGATCACCTCGCCGTACCAGGACGAGAGCCTGGTCACCCAGGACCGTCGCATCGCCCGGACCACCATCCCGCTGACCGACATGGACGTGCCGAAGGCCGACGTCAAGCCGCTGGTGACCACCGTCAAGGACGCCTCCGGTGACGGGCTGACGCTGGGCCTTGGCGGCGACAAGGCGGAGAAGGCGGAGACGCCGCCGCAGGGTCCGGCCGAGGGCATCGGCCTGCTGACCGCCGCGATCATCCTGTTCATCGCGTTCGGGTCGCTGGTGGCGATGGGCCTTCCGATCGTGACCGGCCTGATGGCGGTCCTCGGCGGCATCGGCGTGATGAAGCTCGTCGGCCACCTGGCTCCCTCGCCCGACTTCACGGTGCTCGTCGCGGTGCTGATCGGGCTCGGCGTCGGCATCGACTACGCGCTGTTCATCCTGACGCGCTACCGGGACAGCCTGCAGGAGGGCGACGACCCGGAGACCGCGACGGTCAAGGCGATCACGACCGCCGGCCGCGCGGTGCTGTTCGCCGGTACGACCGTGGTGATCGCGCTGCTGGGCCTGATCGCCATGGGCCAGAAGATGATGACCGGCGTGGCCATCGGCGCGTCGTCGGCCGTGCTGGTGACGATGATCGCCGCGGTGACCCTGCTGCCCGCGTTCCTCGGCTTCATCGGCTACAAGATCGACTCGCTGCGCCTGCCCCGCCGCAGGCCCCGCGGCCACGCCGCCGGTGTCCCCGCGCGGGAGCGCCGCACCCTCGCAGAGCGGTGGGCCGGCGTGGTCCAGCGCCGCCCGCTGGTCGCCGCGCTCGGCGCCGGCGCGATCCTGCTGGTGCTCGCGGCACCCGCGCTGTCGATGCGGCTGAGCCTGCCGGACGCCAGCGTGCAGCCGCACGACCGCAGCAGCTACACGTCGTACACGATCATCTCCGAGGGTTTCGGCCCCGGCTACGGCGCACCGTTCATCTTCGCGACCCAGGTGGACTCCGGCGACACCGACCTCGGCCCCGTCGTCCAGGCGGTCCGCAACACCGAGGGCATCGCCTTCGCCACCCCGCCGCGGGTCAGCGAGGACGGGCAGGCCGCCACCTTCATGGCCTTCCCGACGACCGGCTACCAGGACGAGAAGACCACGGCGCTGGTACACAAGCTGCGCGACGAGGTGCTGCCGAACACGCCGGGCGGCGCGGAGGTCTTCCTCGGCGGCCCGAACGCGGGCGCGATCGACTTCGCCGAGGACACCAGCTCGCGCCTGCCGCTGATGATCACGGTGGTCATCGTGCTGTCCCTGATCCTGCTGGTCGCGCTGGTCCGGTCGATCACGATCGCGCTGCAGGCCGCGGTGATGAACCTGCTGTCGATCGGCGCCGCGTACGGCGTGCTCGTCGCGATCGTCCAATGGGGATGGCTCGGCTCGGCGCTCGGTTTCCCGACCGAGATGCCGATCACGACCTGGGTGCCGATGATGATGTTCCCGCTGCTGTTCGGCCTTTCGATGGACTACGAGGTCTTCCTGATCTCGCGGATCCGCGAGGAGTACGAGCGCACGGGCGACACCCGCATGGGCGTCACGCGCGGCCTGGCGCGCACGGCGAAGGTCATCACGGCCGCCGCCGCCATCATGATCGCAATCTTCACCACCGCGCTGCTCGGCCCGGACGTGTCGGTCAAGCAGATCGGCTTGGGCATGGCCATCGCCGTCCTCGTGGACGCCACCATCATCCGGATGATCCTCGTCCCGGCGGTGATGGAGCTCTGCGGCGACGCCAACTGGTGGAT
The window above is part of the Phytohabitans houttuyneae genome. Proteins encoded here:
- a CDS encoding AAA family ATPase, translating into MNPLVGREHILSTLGSHLDATLQGSGSCVIVDGPFGIGKTHLLKATAMEAVERGLTVVAGRTSITDQPIPIHLLINFLRHVHAGEGDFDDLMGPDRNPFWLMDRVGELVESASRRHPLMVVLDDAQRVDDVSALALRGLVRSLASSPVLWLLARRPVATQSLAQHVVDWLIDHAAVQLHLGTLDHESVAELCTSFVGAKPDATVLSWAARCGGNPWLMENVFSALIKAGQMIITDGTASVVAERLPEGVVAAVHRLLGEMSPAVRRLLVDGGRIGHTFTVEQAAAAIGEPTFDLPSAVDEAVQMGLMRRDGMELTFTHQVVGEALAHNGFRAWEPAVTAPPPVAVAGPAAARGVPAAPVVTSPAAPARASVCGCEETAARAIASLERGFDEASRTLARALRLLAGAGRGAEACRLADVALRRGIEATAEAQLVHELGQGLRDTDSHGMAAELLARTLARQDVCELDRAKLNRVLADTAKRVAEVPVQGLAGSGPRIAAGATTTATAPWRGEPASRRHCDTCERPLWTWLVRALVAADHGEEAAAVLAAVKDVSPASLWYGHRAELLVAAGRLDEARAEAETALRLADRSAPEDSVPARLVLARVSMHDGDLATASDQLRMTERLMSDDATADKARLDWALARFHAASDRPAMMVQTLINIDGQVVPDQLLFTETPAAAASLIRQARQVGLGAEAELAAEFARRIARRNPTVQALAAAAEHAEGVLRNDAAALHRAAELYRLAGRPLAAGSALEDAARVEQSTRDKVRAVRLLESAMAVYAGCGARRDVDRVRQKLPGLDAHNVRRLAVERPKSGWESLTTAELRVVRAIVDGRTNREAASVLFLSPHTVDTHLRRVFSKLAINSRVELTKRFIAHEAFPPLMVAAHQPGSAG
- a CDS encoding LuxR C-terminal-related transcriptional regulator produces the protein MRDILGADVDRELVEFAAGAGGNRHLLAEFALGLAEEGLVKEDSGRIQLIERRIPRRIVEFVMRQLSDLSTSCQQFLKVAAALGKSFMLEDVSRMLDRSSATLLTPLDEAMAAGFIVAAAHRLAFRSEFHLQGINESIPLPVRDALRREALGLSGRRARAYDQKPWVTERSAEHESVVQNEAGGMCSRAHRLIMNGNAAAGVRVAERVLASSEASISARLDAEASLILGYFLLGRDDADKLADKILRERGTGSGDIAALMALTTRSNLLWRAGELAEGLRLGEAAVHYSESVDPVWRLHFQLALAGKLANLREFDRAESLINDAEGALQVLSMPVWTAAAAAMRSRVYLQSGRIGDARREAMLATTAVDPDAVPMLRPLAYSVLSNASFYMGDLPAAVEYLRRAQGDVASQVVLDSVQYAWTELLIAVKRDGLPAAAELLSGKHRRLPAQRSLYIEVPSAAAFLVVLARDLGDSHLERTVLATVDQLASDNPGVSVIGLTAMHAHALANRAPAALALIIVQSPDPISVALATEELAKLYAARDSVEGRQNATPYSEEVGSPLAACWSTLSDMERRIAYLVSVGLTNRQIAKQVHLSQHTVNYHLRKVYKKLGISTRVELVRGAATYTSTAAVYSMGDDNRYGSGYIEGAAS
- a CDS encoding MMPL family transporter, producing MPTETPRADGALAGLARFCYRRRRLVLFAWIIGVLALAFLGFRFGAEPDNQYSGGDSHSAKAQALLAQHFPQQRGDTLTLAIKADQGIDDPATRQKIEKVIAELDASPVTGPITSPYQDESLVTQDRRIARTTIPLTDMDVPKADVKPLVTTVKDASGDGLTLGLGGDKAEKAETPPQGPAEGIGLLTAAIILFIAFGSLVAMGLPIVTGLMAVLGGIGVMKLVGHLAPSPDFTVLVAVLIGLGVGIDYALFILTRYRDSLQEGDDPETATVKAITTAGRAVLFAGTTVVIALLGLIAMGQKMMTGVAIGASSAVLVTMIAAVTLLPAFLGFIGYKIDSLRLPRRRPRGHAAGVPARERRTLAERWAGVVQRRPLVAALGAGAILLVLAAPALSMRLSLPDASVQPHDRSSYTSYTIISEGFGPGYGAPFIFATQVDSGDTDLGPVVQAVRNTEGIAFATPPRVSEDGQAATFMAFPTTGYQDEKTTALVHKLRDEVLPNTPGGAEVFLGGPNAGAIDFAEDTSSRLPLMITVVIVLSLILLVALVRSITIALQAAVMNLLSIGAAYGVLVAIVQWGWLGSALGFPTEMPITTWVPMMMFPLLFGLSMDYEVFLISRIREEYERTGDTRMGVTRGLARTAKVITAAAAIMIAIFTTALLGPDVSVKQIGLGMAIAVLVDATIIRMILVPAVMELCGDANWWMPGRRKSKATSVPPAEVEEEAARV